From Cannabis sativa cultivar Pink pepper isolate KNU-18-1 chromosome 8, ASM2916894v1, whole genome shotgun sequence, a single genomic window includes:
- the LOC115699264 gene encoding tRNA(His) guanylyltransferase 1 isoform X1, producing MANSKYEYVKSFEVEDEVMFPNLIVVRVDGRDFRRFSEIHEFVKPNDEVALNLMNSCAVSVTEEFPDIVFSYGYSDEYSFVLKKTTRFYQRRASKIQSLVVSFLTSVYVTKWKEFFHDKELRYPPSFRARVICCASIEVLQAYLSWRQNDCHINNQHATCFHELVKHGKTEKEAQQYLKESGKKEKHDLLFEQFGINYEKLPVMVRQGSCILKTETEDIVKYNESGAPVKRLRRKTSTVHSKNIVGKSFWNLYPKLLKELGGFVDDIRKIEPDYIRSFLWEAKLLPSTWIVIRIDGCHFHRFSTLHEFVKPNDERALNLMNSCAVGLLEEFQDLVFAYGVSDEYSFIMKKDSQLYQRQASDIVTAVVSLFTSLYVTKWRDFFPHRELKYPPSFDGRAVCYPSSEILTDYLAWRQVDCHINNQYNTCFWELVKSGKSKIEAQNILKGTQTPEKNELLKQFGISDYNTLPVMFRQGSSVFWDKEDITPEHENGTCNGTYRKKVVVEHCNIIEPDFWNSHPSILNLKP from the exons ATGGCAAACAGCAAATACGAGTACGTGAAGTCATTCGAAGTCGAAGATGAAGTAATGTTTCCCAACTTGATCGTTGTTCGGGTTGATGGTCGTGATTTCCGAAG GTTTTCTGAGATTCATGAATTTGTAAAACCAAATGATGAGGTAGCTTTGAATTTAATGAACTCATGTGCAGTTTCTGTGACAGAGGAGTTTCCTGACATAGTCTTTTCCTATGGATATAGTGATGAGTACAG TTTCGTTCTCAAGAAAACAACAAGGTTCTATCAAAGGCGTGCAAG CAAAATACAGTCTCTTGTTGTTTCCTTTTTAACCTCGGTATATGTTACTAAATGGAAGGAATTCTTCCATGATAAGGAGTTAAGATATCCACCATCTTTTCGTGCACGAGTAATATGTTGTGCATCAATAGAAGTCCTTCAAGCATATCTTTCTTGGAGACAAAATGATT GTCATATAAACAACCAACATGCCACATGTTTTCATGAGCTGGTTAAACATGGAAAGACTGAAAAGGAAGCACAGCAGTATTTGAAG GAAAGTGGAAAGAAGGAGAAGCATGACCTCCTATTTGAACAATTTGGTATCAACTATGAAAAGCTGCCCGTCATGGTACGGCAAGGATCCTGCATCTTAAAAACTGAG ACAGAAGACATAGTGAAGTACAACGAGAGTGGGGCTCCAGTCAAGAGACTTCGGAGGAAGACGAGTACAGTCCACTCAAAAAATATAGTTGGGAAAAGTTTTTGGAATCTGTACCCAAAACTTCTGAAGGAACTTGGCGGTTTTGTGGATGATATTAGAAAAATTGAACCAGATTATATTAGGTCCTTCCTATGGGAAGCAAAGTTGTTACCATCAACTTGGATTGTAATCAGAATTGACGGATGTCATTTTCACAG GTTTTCTACGCTCCATGAATTTGTTAAGCCGAATGATGAGCGCGCTCTCAACCTCATGAACTCATGTGCAGTGGGTTTGTTAGAGGAGTTCCAAGACTTAGTCTTTGCCTATGGGGTCAGTGATGAGTACAG CTTTATTATGAAGAAGGATTCTCAGTTATATCAAAGACAAGCAAG TGACATTGTAACTGCAGTTGTATCACTCTTCACTTCGTTGTACGTAACAAAATGGAGAGACTTCTTCCCACATAGAGAGTTGAAGTACCCTCCTTCTTTTGATGGACGTGCAGTGTGTTATCCATCATCTGAAATTCTCACTGATTATTTGGCATGGAGACAAGTTGATT GCCACATAAACAACCAGTATAATACTTGCTTCTGGGAACTTGTTAAGTCTGGAAAAAGCAAAATTGAGGCTCAAAATATATTGAAG GGTACTCAAACGCCAGAGAAAAATGAACTGCTAAAACAATTTGGTATCAGTGACTACAACACCTTACCAGTGATGTTTCGGCAAGGTTCCTCGGTCTTTTGGGACAAG GAAGACATTACTCCAGAACATGAGAATGGAACATGTAATGGAACTTATCGAAAGAAAGTTGTCGTAGAACATTGCAATATAATCGAACCAGACTTTTGGAACTCCCACCCAAGCATTCTTAACCTGAAGCCATAG
- the LOC115699264 gene encoding tRNA(His) guanylyltransferase 1 isoform X2, protein MVVISEVSVTEEFPDIVFSYGYSDEYSFVLKKTTRFYQRRASKIQSLVVSFLTSVYVTKWKEFFHDKELRYPPSFRARVICCASIEVLQAYLSWRQNDCHINNQHATCFHELVKHGKTEKEAQQYLKESGKKEKHDLLFEQFGINYEKLPVMVRQGSCILKTETEDIVKYNESGAPVKRLRRKTSTVHSKNIVGKSFWNLYPKLLKELGGFVDDIRKIEPDYIRSFLWEAKLLPSTWIVIRIDGCHFHRFSTLHEFVKPNDERALNLMNSCAVGLLEEFQDLVFAYGVSDEYSFIMKKDSQLYQRQASDIVTAVVSLFTSLYVTKWRDFFPHRELKYPPSFDGRAVCYPSSEILTDYLAWRQVDCHINNQYNTCFWELVKSGKSKIEAQNILKGTQTPEKNELLKQFGISDYNTLPVMFRQGSSVFWDKEDITPEHENGTCNGTYRKKVVVEHCNIIEPDFWNSHPSILNLKP, encoded by the exons ATGGTCGTGATTTCCGAAG TTTCTGTGACAGAGGAGTTTCCTGACATAGTCTTTTCCTATGGATATAGTGATGAGTACAG TTTCGTTCTCAAGAAAACAACAAGGTTCTATCAAAGGCGTGCAAG CAAAATACAGTCTCTTGTTGTTTCCTTTTTAACCTCGGTATATGTTACTAAATGGAAGGAATTCTTCCATGATAAGGAGTTAAGATATCCACCATCTTTTCGTGCACGAGTAATATGTTGTGCATCAATAGAAGTCCTTCAAGCATATCTTTCTTGGAGACAAAATGATT GTCATATAAACAACCAACATGCCACATGTTTTCATGAGCTGGTTAAACATGGAAAGACTGAAAAGGAAGCACAGCAGTATTTGAAG GAAAGTGGAAAGAAGGAGAAGCATGACCTCCTATTTGAACAATTTGGTATCAACTATGAAAAGCTGCCCGTCATGGTACGGCAAGGATCCTGCATCTTAAAAACTGAG ACAGAAGACATAGTGAAGTACAACGAGAGTGGGGCTCCAGTCAAGAGACTTCGGAGGAAGACGAGTACAGTCCACTCAAAAAATATAGTTGGGAAAAGTTTTTGGAATCTGTACCCAAAACTTCTGAAGGAACTTGGCGGTTTTGTGGATGATATTAGAAAAATTGAACCAGATTATATTAGGTCCTTCCTATGGGAAGCAAAGTTGTTACCATCAACTTGGATTGTAATCAGAATTGACGGATGTCATTTTCACAG GTTTTCTACGCTCCATGAATTTGTTAAGCCGAATGATGAGCGCGCTCTCAACCTCATGAACTCATGTGCAGTGGGTTTGTTAGAGGAGTTCCAAGACTTAGTCTTTGCCTATGGGGTCAGTGATGAGTACAG CTTTATTATGAAGAAGGATTCTCAGTTATATCAAAGACAAGCAAG TGACATTGTAACTGCAGTTGTATCACTCTTCACTTCGTTGTACGTAACAAAATGGAGAGACTTCTTCCCACATAGAGAGTTGAAGTACCCTCCTTCTTTTGATGGACGTGCAGTGTGTTATCCATCATCTGAAATTCTCACTGATTATTTGGCATGGAGACAAGTTGATT GCCACATAAACAACCAGTATAATACTTGCTTCTGGGAACTTGTTAAGTCTGGAAAAAGCAAAATTGAGGCTCAAAATATATTGAAG GGTACTCAAACGCCAGAGAAAAATGAACTGCTAAAACAATTTGGTATCAGTGACTACAACACCTTACCAGTGATGTTTCGGCAAGGTTCCTCGGTCTTTTGGGACAAG GAAGACATTACTCCAGAACATGAGAATGGAACATGTAATGGAACTTATCGAAAGAAAGTTGTCGTAGAACATTGCAATATAATCGAACCAGACTTTTGGAACTCCCACCCAAGCATTCTTAACCTGAAGCCATAG
- the LOC115699264 gene encoding tRNA(His) guanylyltransferase 1 isoform X3: MVVISEEEFPDIVFSYGYSDEYSFVLKKTTRFYQRRASKIQSLVVSFLTSVYVTKWKEFFHDKELRYPPSFRARVICCASIEVLQAYLSWRQNDCHINNQHATCFHELVKHGKTEKEAQQYLKESGKKEKHDLLFEQFGINYEKLPVMVRQGSCILKTETEDIVKYNESGAPVKRLRRKTSTVHSKNIVGKSFWNLYPKLLKELGGFVDDIRKIEPDYIRSFLWEAKLLPSTWIVIRIDGCHFHRFSTLHEFVKPNDERALNLMNSCAVGLLEEFQDLVFAYGVSDEYSFIMKKDSQLYQRQASDIVTAVVSLFTSLYVTKWRDFFPHRELKYPPSFDGRAVCYPSSEILTDYLAWRQVDCHINNQYNTCFWELVKSGKSKIEAQNILKGTQTPEKNELLKQFGISDYNTLPVMFRQGSSVFWDKEDITPEHENGTCNGTYRKKVVVEHCNIIEPDFWNSHPSILNLKP, encoded by the exons ATGGTCGTGATTTCCGAAG AGGAGTTTCCTGACATAGTCTTTTCCTATGGATATAGTGATGAGTACAG TTTCGTTCTCAAGAAAACAACAAGGTTCTATCAAAGGCGTGCAAG CAAAATACAGTCTCTTGTTGTTTCCTTTTTAACCTCGGTATATGTTACTAAATGGAAGGAATTCTTCCATGATAAGGAGTTAAGATATCCACCATCTTTTCGTGCACGAGTAATATGTTGTGCATCAATAGAAGTCCTTCAAGCATATCTTTCTTGGAGACAAAATGATT GTCATATAAACAACCAACATGCCACATGTTTTCATGAGCTGGTTAAACATGGAAAGACTGAAAAGGAAGCACAGCAGTATTTGAAG GAAAGTGGAAAGAAGGAGAAGCATGACCTCCTATTTGAACAATTTGGTATCAACTATGAAAAGCTGCCCGTCATGGTACGGCAAGGATCCTGCATCTTAAAAACTGAG ACAGAAGACATAGTGAAGTACAACGAGAGTGGGGCTCCAGTCAAGAGACTTCGGAGGAAGACGAGTACAGTCCACTCAAAAAATATAGTTGGGAAAAGTTTTTGGAATCTGTACCCAAAACTTCTGAAGGAACTTGGCGGTTTTGTGGATGATATTAGAAAAATTGAACCAGATTATATTAGGTCCTTCCTATGGGAAGCAAAGTTGTTACCATCAACTTGGATTGTAATCAGAATTGACGGATGTCATTTTCACAG GTTTTCTACGCTCCATGAATTTGTTAAGCCGAATGATGAGCGCGCTCTCAACCTCATGAACTCATGTGCAGTGGGTTTGTTAGAGGAGTTCCAAGACTTAGTCTTTGCCTATGGGGTCAGTGATGAGTACAG CTTTATTATGAAGAAGGATTCTCAGTTATATCAAAGACAAGCAAG TGACATTGTAACTGCAGTTGTATCACTCTTCACTTCGTTGTACGTAACAAAATGGAGAGACTTCTTCCCACATAGAGAGTTGAAGTACCCTCCTTCTTTTGATGGACGTGCAGTGTGTTATCCATCATCTGAAATTCTCACTGATTATTTGGCATGGAGACAAGTTGATT GCCACATAAACAACCAGTATAATACTTGCTTCTGGGAACTTGTTAAGTCTGGAAAAAGCAAAATTGAGGCTCAAAATATATTGAAG GGTACTCAAACGCCAGAGAAAAATGAACTGCTAAAACAATTTGGTATCAGTGACTACAACACCTTACCAGTGATGTTTCGGCAAGGTTCCTCGGTCTTTTGGGACAAG GAAGACATTACTCCAGAACATGAGAATGGAACATGTAATGGAACTTATCGAAAGAAAGTTGTCGTAGAACATTGCAATATAATCGAACCAGACTTTTGGAACTCCCACCCAAGCATTCTTAACCTGAAGCCATAG